TCTTATTACGGACAGGGCAGAATCCCTGTACGCTCTGCGCAGCGGACCTGTGCCGAGCTTCGTTCCGCCAAAGTATCGCGTTACGATGAGCGCCACATTTGTGATCCCGGAATTCTTGATGACTGAGAGGATGGCTGAACCGGCAGTACCGGATGGTTCTCCGGCATCGCTATACCGGATCCTGGCGTCGTTACCAATCCCGATACGGTAGGCGTAACAGTTATGAGTGGAATCCCGGAATTCCGAGGAGATCCTCACGATGAACTCCATCGCCGATATTTCGTTCCAGACGGGCGAGATCGATGAGATGAACCTGGAGCCTTTGACCTTTATCTCTGATTGATTGAACTCCGATACTGTGAGGAAAGAATCGATCATCACACTGCGAAGTCTATCAGAGCATAATTTCCAAGTCAATTCCCTCTAGCGAGGCAGGATGGCTCCGACTATTCACATCCTCATCTGAATATTGCCAACTTTCCATAGTTTAGTATCTTATGCTGAAACTTCTTCTCATTTTGCGAAGATCTTTTGAAAGCACTTTGTAACTGATTGTAAAAAAGAGTCTTCTAGATAAAAATTAGCGAGGTAAACCTTCTTAATCTTAGAAGTGGTGTATAAAGATGTTTCGTAGATGACGAGGTTGGAGGTGAATCTATGAATCGTTTACAAGAGATATTTAACTGCGTTTTCACACAGGATTCAGGTTAAACTGTCTCAAATAATGCAATGATGAGGTTTCCCCCCTTTTTGAGAATAGTATGAATTTTCCAGACCTCATCCTTATTTTTCAGGATAATCAGAAGGGCACGGAGAGGGACTGCCAAGAGAGGAACGTACAACACCGGCCAGACGAGCCAGATCGGCGACAGGGACTCCGAGATCGAAGCTTCTTCCAGCAAATGCCCCTGAAAACGCTTCATTTATTGCCAGTCAGAGAGAGTTTCTATAGAATTAATGCTGTGAAAAGGATAAGCTTTCGTTTCAATCATCGCTTCATCGCGTTTTTCTTTGCTTCAACTATCATACTCGGCCCATCAGATCTTCTTTTTTGTTCCGAAATCGGAGAAACTCCTGAACGGGCTCATCCTGATATTCTGCTCATCACGCTTGACACGACTCGGGCCGACCATCTGGGATGCTACGGAGCTTCTTTTGCTCAAACGCCTAATCTCGATTCCCTTGCAAAGGCGGGAACGCGATTTGACAATGCCTTCAGCCCTGCGCCACTGACTTTGCCGAGCCATGCGAGCATGCTGACCGGCCTGATTCCACGCAGGCATAGCGTTCGAGATAACGCTCTTTTCAGGCTCAACGAATCGATTCCGACCCTGACGGAGAGATTGAAAGAAGCCGGTTACAGAACGGCCGCTTTCGTTTCTGCAGCCATTCTCGACAGAGTTACAGGAATCAATCGTGGATTCGACCATTATGATGACAATGTCCGCGTCGGCGAGCGCCAATTCTTCAACTACGAGGAGCGCGCCGCAACGCAGGTTACGGATGCGGTGCTATCCTATCTTTCATCGCTTCTGGCCAGCTCCTCCCCTTCACTCTCAACCTCATCTAGGGAATATCGCAGGGAGCCGCTCTTCCTGTGGGTGCATTATTTCGATCCTCATCTCCCATATGTTCCACCTGAACCATTCAAGGGCAGTTTCAAGGATAGACCATACGATGGCGAGATCGCCTTCATGGATCACGAGATCGGCCGCCTCCTCGAAGCTGCCAGGAAAAAACTCAGGGGAAAGGTTATAGAGAAGAGAAAAGAAAATGCAGAGGAAGGCAAGGACACGAGCGCATATGGGCCTCTCATTATCGTGGCGGGAGACCACGGGGAAAGCCTGGGAGAGCATGGAGAGAGAGCTCATGATGTCTTCATCTACAATGCCACGCAGCGCGTTCCATTGATCCTTCATGGTGCCGGCGTTTCATCCGGCAGGGTGGTGAAGAGAAACGTCGGACTAGTTGACATCGCTCCAACAATCCTCGAGATCGTAGATCTTCCACCGCTCAAGGAGATTGACGGGCAATCGCTTCTCCCTCTGCTCAGAGGACAGAATGTCGTGCTGCCGGACTACGAGATGGAATCCTTCTTCCCATACTTCTCGTATGGTTGGGCTCCGCTTCGCGGCATAGTCAGAAAGAACCTGAAATATATCGACGCACCTCAAGCGGAACTCTACGACCTGTCATCAGACACATCGGAAAAGCAAAATCTTATATTCCTTAAGAAGAGAGAGGGAGAACGTCTGGCAGAAGCCGTCAGGCGCATCGCCTCTATCGATCCGCTGGAAACCCGGAAGATTGATGCGGAGCTCCTCGAACTCCGCCGGAGGATGGAATCGCTGGGCTACATCGGCGGAAGCAGGGGCGGTGCTTTGCCTCATATCGATCCCAAAGAAGGGATAAAATGGATTGAGGACCTCGAGATGGCACGCAGGGAGCTTCAGATAGGAGACCCGAAGAAGGGAATCCTCCTTCTCGATAATCTCCTGACGAGGAATCCAGAGAATGTTCCTGCAGCAATCGCACTGGCACAGTGTCATCTCGCTTCCGGGAATATTGAACAGTCCATCACACTCTGCCGTCGCCTTGTCTCTGACAGACCGGACAACGACATCCCGCATCTTAATCTCGCCATCGCGCTCAAGGAAAAATGGCGCAATGACCAGATTCATCAAAAAGAAGCAAGGGTCGAAGCTCAGGCAGAGTTCGAGCAGGTGCTCAAACTAAACCCGCGGCATGCCGAAGCCTATCTTGCATATTACTCGATGTTAATCCTGGATGAAAAACTATATGAAGCCCATCAACTTTTGAAACGCGCCAAACAGGAAGGGGTTTCCGACCCCGATGTCGAAGTGGAGCTGGGTTATCTGGAGATGGCGCACGGAGAAGCCGCATTGGCGCGTGGCGCTTTCGAACGGGCGGTTACTTTAAACCCACGTGCAGCAAAGGCACTCGAAGGACTGGGGCGCATCGCCTATGCCGAAGGGAAATTTAGGCTCTCCGCAGACTATTATGAACGCGCTCTTGATAGCTCTCCTTCAGCCTCCCTCGCGAAGACCCTCGGCTCGATCCTCTTGTTATACCTCAACGACCCAGCAGGAGCACGCGCCGCATATCTCAAGGCCGTTGAGCTTCTCCCTCCTGACGATCCCAGCCTTCCGGAACTCCAGGAGATCATCAAGACCCTTTTATCTGAGGAACGAAAATGAAAATCTGCGTTAAAAAATTTCTTGCGAGCCTTTTTCTCCTCTTCTTCATTGCCACTTTCTATCTCCATGGACAATACTACCCGTGCCTGGCAAAGACGAAGAGCGCCGGCCTGGCTGAAGCCGATGCTAAAAACAAGAACAACTCTAAAAACAGCACGAAGAACATCGCTGATGAAGAGCTGTGGAAGAGATCGAAGAAAATCCACGAAGACGCGATAATCATCGATACGCACACCGATACGCCGCTTGCGATGCTGAGCAAAGGGTTCGATATCGGGCAGAGGTCCGACAGAGGGAATTTTGACCTAATCAGGATGAAAGAAGGGGGATTAGACGCTGCCTTTTTTGCCGTCTTCACTGCCAACGAGGACGATGACAGACAGCCATCCAAAAAAGCCTTCGAGACTATAGATGAGATACTTCATCAGGTTGAAAAATATCCTGAGCTGGCATGCATGGCCTATTCACCAGAGGATATAAGAAGCATACACAAGGCAGGAAAGAGAGCCATCCTCATCGGCATGGAGAACGGAAGCCCTCTTGAGGGAAGCCTGAGGCTCTTGCGAGATTTCTACCGCATCGGCGTGAGGTACATCGGCCTCACGCACTGGGAGAACAACAGCCTGTGCGATGCCGCAACTTCCGAGAAGCCAAAATGGAACGGCCTGAGCGATTTCGGCCGCGATGTCGTCAGAGAGATGAATAGAATCGGCATGATCATCGACGTTTCCCACATCTCCGAGAAGGCGATCACGGACATCCTCGAAATCTCCCGTGCGCCCGTGATAGCGTCGCATTCCTCGACGCGCGCACTCTGCGACATCCCGAGGAATCTCTCCGACGATGCAATCAAAGCCATCGCAAAGAAAGGGGGAGTCGTTCAGATCAACTTCTTCTCCGGCTTCCTCGACGATGCATTCAACAAGAAATCAAAAGAGGTCAGGGAGACGCTCAAACCTGAATTCGATAAGCTGAAGGAGAAATACAAGGACGACCAGTCGGGATACTGGACGGAGGCTACCGCTCTCTGGGCCAAACATGCTCCCCCGTCTCCAGGTATCGAAACCCTCATCGACCACATCGAGCATGTAGTCAAGATTGCAGGCGTAGAGCATGTGGGGCTAGGCTCAGACTTCGATGGTGCGGGGAGCTACCCTGAAGGATTGAATGACGTCACCGGCTATCCCCTCATCACATTACATCTCCTCAAGCGTGGTTACAGCGAGGCGGACGTAAAGAAGATCCTGGGCGCTAATTTCCTCCGCGTCTTTGAGGAAGTAGTCAAAGAAGCGAAAAAATAGAAACCTATACCCGCCCAGCGAAAGCTATGATTGTGGAGAAGAGGCACTATCAAAACTTGATTTTCGATCTGATATGGTGTAAACGATAAGGCATCAAGGGGGCTAAAATGTTTTCATCGGCATGCCGATTCAAACTATCAAACTTGATTCCATCCGCATCTCTTTCTTCATTGAATTTTCTCACCGCTTCAGTATTTAATGTTGCCTTTGCCTGTCTTTTTCTACTCGCACTCCTTTTCCTTTCCAGCAAGCCTTGCTTTGCATCGAGGCCCCCGGAATTGAATTTCGTCGACCAGGTCAATCCGATCCCGAGGCCATACCAAGAGCGAGTCGATGTCACAACCTGGACGACTATCTATTTCGAGGTCCTGGTACCAGACTACAACGGCGACAAGGGGAAGATCGACCCCAACTCCATCACCGCCACGCTGATCCCGGATGGAGGAGAGCCGATTCCGATGCTCCTTCCCAATCAGACTTTCGCACCGGGTTTCAGTGGCAAGGTTTATTTGAACATCGACAGCGGCGATGACAACGGCCATGCGGTCTATATAAAGCCCGATAACCCCCTCAACCCCTCCCGCTTATACACGGTCGAAGTCTATGCGATCACCTACGATGGACTGCCGATAGATTCATCCGCCGATTCATGGTCTTTCACGACGAGACCAGTCATTGCGGATCCGACAGTATCATGGAACATAAACCTGACGGGACCGATGGCCCCATGGAAGGGATGGTTCTTCTCCGGCATCTGCAAACCGAGCTTCGACACTAGCCGGATGTACGACCAGTACGATTCCTACAATATGATGGATACTGTGAATGCCATCAACCCGAATGCTTGGTCGCTCCAGAGGGACTGGCCATTCGCGAGCGACTACTGGCACAACGGCATAATCGATGGCAATCCGAACGTCGTGAGAGAAAAAGAGACCCGCCAGATCATATCGCTGGAGAACCAGGGGAAGAACACGCTCTTGACCGTTAAAGACATTGAAGAGGGGCCTCTCTTCGGGATTACCCCGGATCGTCCTCTCAGCGAGGATTTTCATCCCGGGGATTACGTCACGGTTGCCGACCGGGATGAGTTCGAAATCACTCAGGTCGTCGGAGTCGATGATAAAAATCACATCGTTAAAGTAAACCAGCTCGTCAACCCCGTCTGGGACCTCGACTATCGCGGTTCGCACCCACCGGATAACCCGGATACGCCTGATAATTTCACGCTTCCACTATGCTATCTGCGAAAGTATGACCCCATCGGGACACCAGTCTACTACTGGAGGCGGGTGGATGATGAATGGGACGTCGTTCATGGACAGCACAGAAAACGGCTGCAGGTCAACTTCTGCTTCATCCCGGTAGATCTGGCATCAGAACCTGTCCCCGCTAGATCCGGCGGACATGGAAGCATCTCCCCGCCAAAAGAATACCTCCAGTGGCACGATTTCGTTAGGGAGGTCGTCTTCCATCTGATCGATCGCTACGGCGAGGCTACAAAGGATTTCTATTACAGCATCGGCAATGAGAATAACCTCAACATCTTCTGGTCCGGCACCAAGGATGAATATTACGAATTCTACGATTACACCGTCAATGCGGTGCTTAAAGCCTTTGAAGAGAGAGGGTTTGACACCAGCAAGATCGTCGTCGGGGGAATAGAGGCGGCAAATCTTCTTCCAATCGAATGGATGACCGATGCGTTATACCACTGCTCCGGGGCTGCCGATAAGCCGGGCGGCGGGATCGCGGAGCAAAACTTCGTCTGCAACGATACTCGGTTTGATGGGAAGAGAGCGGCAAGAGTCCAGGCGATCTGTGATGCTCATGGAGGCAAGGGGTCCCCGATTGATTTTGCCTCCATCCACGAATATGAACATGCCGACCTTGCGACATCCCAGATCACGCAGGTCCGAGACAAAGCCCTTGCGATGGATCCGGTCTTCTATGAGAAGCTGAATATCCCATCCTTCGAATGCACGCCTGACTGGATCCCCAGAACAGATCCGGCATCGAGACGGATGTTCAAAGGGAACGGCTACTTCCCGAGCTGGTGCGCCGAATGGATGCAGCGGCTCGTTGAACGAGCGGAGAGCGACCACAGGTATGCAAATCATGAAGCGACGCTAACCGTCTGGCCCTACGACTACAATGGTGACGGAATCACTTCTGTGACGGGACTCATGAGAGTGGATGACAATGCAGATGGGACGGAAGACAGGATCGTTACCATCCGCAAGGCTATCTTCAACTACATCGAGCTCCTCGCGCACATGAGCCACGACCTTGATGCGCTCCCGGCTCAGAATCTGGAAGGAATCAGGTTCGCCGGAGTGAGAAGCATAGCACCCGATGTTCAATCGATCCTTCTCTACAATCACGATAAGTACGACACTGAGTCGAGCGAGGAGACCGATTTCACGGCCCGGCTTACCTTGACCGGGATAATCTGGCCTGCCGTGACTGTCAGGCGGTGGCGCATCGATCGGGACCATTCAAGCCCTTACCACGCATATGAAGCGCTGCCTAAAAAGAGCCTCTATTCACCGGAAGAAGTGGCTCCACTGGAAGAGGCAGACGATCTCGTTGAAGATGGACCCCCACAGCATTTCGAGACTGCATCGGGAACACTAAATCTTTCCGCACCGCTGAGGGTAAACGGTGTGACCCACATCGAGATCCGAAAGTGGGATGACGACAACGATGGCATCTATGGACCAAGCGACTGCGATGACTCCAATCCTGAAGTATGGGCAATACCGGGCGAGGCTCTAGATCTTAGACTCACACACAGTAGCGAAACAGGAATCACGACGCTTACCTGGAATCCACCGTCCGACCCTGGCGCAACATCTGTCTTTTACGACACGATTCGCTCGACCGATCCTTCAGACTTCAGCAGCGATGCATCCTGCATCGAATCCGATGGCTCCGACGCTACTTCTTCTGACAGCGACATGCCCCCTGATGGAAAAGTCTTCTACTATCTTATCCGCGCAGAAAACGAATGCCCGGACGGTCAGGGCTCGATGGGCAAGGACTCGAGCGGCAACGAGCGCACAGCTCTTCCCTGCCCCTGAGCCACTGCAAATCAAAAAGCCCCCTCTGATGAGCTTCCGAAAGCGCTGCGCTACTGGAAAATGTTAAGATATTACAGGCGGCATAAAGGATGCTGCAGACAGATGAAGGAGAATAACAACGTCCACATATCTCAAAGCCATTATAACCGTTTCATTTTCGTTAGTCCTGTGTCTCACGATCGTTTCATGCAGTACTGAACCACCGGAAGAAATAGATGTTACCTCTTACATCAAGGAGATCGATGACTGGCACGCCAAACGGATCGAATCTTTGACAAGCAAAAACGGGTGGCTCAGCCTGGCGGGATTGTTCTGGCTGGAGGAAGGCGAAAACGGTTTTGGAGCGGATGAATCCAATACGATTCTCTTCCCCGGGGACAGAGCGCCTGATTTCATCGGTTCCTTCTTTCTCGACAACGGGCAGGTGACGATTAGAATAAAGCCTGATATTAAAGTCCTTCACGGCGATACGCCTGTGACGGAAATGATTCTTCAGGATGATGAGAAGGGAGAGCCGACGGTCCTGACATGTGGATCGCTGAGCTGGCATGTCATCAAGCGCGACAACAGGTATGGAATCCGCCTCAAAGACAGCGAAAATCCAAAGATCAAAGAGTTCAAAGGGATCGAACGTTTCCCGGTTTCCAAGCGATGGCGAATCAAGGCTAAATACCTGCCCTATGATCCACCGAAGAATATCTCCATTGTCAATGTCCTGGGCAAGGTCTCCGAAGAGCCATCTCCCGGGGCTTTAAAATTCAAGATATACGGCAAGACCTACCGGCTGGATTCCCTGGGGGAACCTGATGATGAAGAATTGTTCATCGTCTTTGGCGATAGGACCAACGGATTCGAGACATATGGAGGAGGGCGATTCCTGTATGTGAAAAAGCCTGACAAAAAGGGGATGACCTACGTTGATTTCAACAAAGCCTACAACCCGCCCTGCGCCTTCACGGAATTTGCGACCTGTCCTATGCCGCCGTCTCAAAACAAACTTCCTGTTAAGATCACTGCCGGCGAGAAGAGCTACAAGGATGCTCTACACTGATTGACTCTCACTCTGAGTGAATATAAAATGATTAATAAAGATTTTAATCGACTCGCCTTTACGGGAAGGAGGTGTTTATCATCAAAAGAATCCCAAGAAAAATCATAGCTTTGATTATAAGTTTTACCTTTCTTTTTTCCTGCATGCCTACAAGGGTTCCACCGATCAGCAGTTCAGGGGCCGCTTTTCAGCCTGAGAAGGATGAGAAGCGTCTGTGGGATGAATCCCGCGCGGAAGAGAAAAAATTCCTTGAAAAAGCGGAGTTTTACAAGGATCCACTCCTTGAAGATTATCTCAACACCGTTGCTTTAAGACTGGAGCCAGAAGGTCTGGCAGCCCAGGATCAGCTCGCAATAAGAGTGCGGATACTGAATGATCCCACCCTCAATGCCTTCGCTTACCCTCATGGCACGATATACGTGCATACGGGGCTAATTGCAAGGCTCGAAAATGAGGATCAGATTGCTGGTGTAATTGCCCATGAGATGACCCATGTCGAGAACCGTCACATGCTCAGATATAAAAGAAGCATTCAAAACAAGCAGATAGGATTCATGATAGCGGCGATTGCCGGGAGCATCTGGGCGGCAAGTGAAGCCGGACATGCCGCTGAAGAAGGGCACTGGGGGAAGGCAGCCCGTATCAGTCAGGTCGCCGATCTTCTCCTTGGCCTGGGTCTTCAGCTTGCCTTCATAGCGGCCATTAACGGTTATGGACGGAACCTCGAACGGGAAGCGGATGATGGGGCACTCAAAAAGATGCAAAACTTTGGCTACAACCCTGCGCAGATGGAGAAAGTTTATTCACTCTTGCTGGATGACCATGGAGATGGAACGAAGCTCGAGACCTTCTTCTTTGGGAATCATCCACAGCTCAAGGAGAGGATTGAAAACACCAGGGCATACCTCTCTTCGCATCCCGAAATCAATGATGTTCCGGCGAAAGCGAATGTTGATCCTCAGGATTTTCAGCGAAGGGTGAGGTCGCTCCTCAAGGATGATGCGCTCCTCAACATGAATGCCGGACGGTTTGGAATCGCAGAGGATGAACTGAAAAGAGCCATCGCGATCGTCCCCGGCGATCCCGTTGCACACTATCTGCTCGGAATTCTCTACATGAAAAAAGCCGATGTAAAAAAGGAAGAAGCCGAGACTCTGAGGCAGAACGCCCTCAACTTTTTCATCGAGGCTGTACAGCTCGATCCTCTATATGCAGACCCGCACCGGGAACTCGGACTCGGCGCTTACCGCAGCGGGGATTTCCCGACTGCCTGCGGTGAGTTCAAGAAATATATCGAGCTTGCCCCCGGCGCTTCAGATGTGGCAAGGATGAAGGACTACATCCTGGAATTGAAGACGATGGGGCACTGCGAGTAGCAGAGTCTGATCCCGCTTCTCTTTGACGTGAAGAAATCAGTAGAGTGTAAAGACAGAAAAGCCTTGGGTTTTGAAGAGCCGCACCTGGAAATTTCCGAAAATGCCATTGAGCATAAGCTCCACCTTTCTAAGAATCTTCGCTTCTCCCCTTTTAATTATTCTATTCCTGGCACCTTCTACAGCCTCAAATAAGATCTATGCCGAAGAAAAAAGAAATGTTGCTGGTGTTAAGTATGAAGAAGAGCATCAGGCAAAAAGCTCGATAACTATCGATGATTCGGAATCCGATTTCAGAGTGAGGGTTCAAACGGGGAGAGAGAAGGGATTTTCTTATGGAATAAATTTCAAATCCGATGATTTTGAAAGACTTCCCACTTCAAGAAGCATCTGGCAGATTCTTGAGCTTCTGGAACCTGCCACATACACGAATTTCCTCGATCATGCCGGGATCAAAGGAGGATTACAATCTCTCATGGGAATTCATGGAAGCTCTTGGACCCAGAACAGCTTTTTTCTGAACGAGATGGATTTTACTGACCCCTACGATGGGGGAAGAGCCCTCTTCATCCCGGAGTTTAGTGCGGTAAAAGAGATTCAGGTCTCAACAGGTTTTCATCCGGTTGATGTGGGAAGGCCTGGCGGGGCCATTGACATTCTCACGGTATGGAATGACTCATGGTGGGATGGAGATCAGGCCGAAAAAGATCAAGACTCTTCAATGCGATGGAAAAGTCAAGATGATCAGCAAGAACGAATGATAAACAAGTGGCAAGGGTCATTCCAGTCTTATTATCTCGGGAGTTCAACACAGTCATCGGCAAAATCATTTCCGGAAGTCAGGGGTCATCCTCCTTTCATTGAGGAGTTTCTAAGGAAAGGAAGACTGGAATTTCAAGCGAAAGGGCCTCTCCTGCCAGAGCGATTCTATCTCTTCGCATCGGCAACACGTGAGGAGAGTGAGAT
This Acidobacteriota bacterium DNA region includes the following protein-coding sequences:
- a CDS encoding YigZ family protein, translating into MIDSFLTVSEFNQSEIKVKGSRFISSISPVWNEISAMEFIVRISSEFRDSTHNCYAYRIGIGNDARIRYSDAGEPSGTAGSAILSVIKNSGITNVALIVTRYFGGTKLGTGPLRRAYRDSALSVIRSSRLETRYYTQRYSFAIPYGVLKDTRRILKNLSAEIFHEEYLNEARFVVDVRKSLAREFEEKFREMTKGKVRLSPIGGQKDLHFS
- a CDS encoding sulfatase-like hydrolase/transferase, with product MKRISFRFNHRFIAFFFASTIILGPSDLLFCSEIGETPERAHPDILLITLDTTRADHLGCYGASFAQTPNLDSLAKAGTRFDNAFSPAPLTLPSHASMLTGLIPRRHSVRDNALFRLNESIPTLTERLKEAGYRTAAFVSAAILDRVTGINRGFDHYDDNVRVGERQFFNYEERAATQVTDAVLSYLSSLLASSSPSLSTSSREYRREPLFLWVHYFDPHLPYVPPEPFKGSFKDRPYDGEIAFMDHEIGRLLEAARKKLRGKVIEKRKENAEEGKDTSAYGPLIIVAGDHGESLGEHGERAHDVFIYNATQRVPLILHGAGVSSGRVVKRNVGLVDIAPTILEIVDLPPLKEIDGQSLLPLLRGQNVVLPDYEMESFFPYFSYGWAPLRGIVRKNLKYIDAPQAELYDLSSDTSEKQNLIFLKKREGERLAEAVRRIASIDPLETRKIDAELLELRRRMESLGYIGGSRGGALPHIDPKEGIKWIEDLEMARRELQIGDPKKGILLLDNLLTRNPENVPAAIALAQCHLASGNIEQSITLCRRLVSDRPDNDIPHLNLAIALKEKWRNDQIHQKEARVEAQAEFEQVLKLNPRHAEAYLAYYSMLILDEKLYEAHQLLKRAKQEGVSDPDVEVELGYLEMAHGEAALARGAFERAVTLNPRAAKALEGLGRIAYAEGKFRLSADYYERALDSSPSASLAKTLGSILLLYLNDPAGARAAYLKAVELLPPDDPSLPELQEIIKTLLSEERK
- a CDS encoding dipeptidase, which codes for MKICVKKFLASLFLLFFIATFYLHGQYYPCLAKTKSAGLAEADAKNKNNSKNSTKNIADEELWKRSKKIHEDAIIIDTHTDTPLAMLSKGFDIGQRSDRGNFDLIRMKEGGLDAAFFAVFTANEDDDRQPSKKAFETIDEILHQVEKYPELACMAYSPEDIRSIHKAGKRAILIGMENGSPLEGSLRLLRDFYRIGVRYIGLTHWENNSLCDAATSEKPKWNGLSDFGRDVVREMNRIGMIIDVSHISEKAITDILEISRAPVIASHSSTRALCDIPRNLSDDAIKAIAKKGGVVQINFFSGFLDDAFNKKSKEVRETLKPEFDKLKEKYKDDQSGYWTEATALWAKHAPPSPGIETLIDHIEHVVKIAGVEHVGLGSDFDGAGSYPEGLNDVTGYPLITLHLLKRGYSEADVKKILGANFLRVFEEVVKEAKK
- a CDS encoding DUF1684 domain-containing protein, whose translation is MTSKNGWLSLAGLFWLEEGENGFGADESNTILFPGDRAPDFIGSFFLDNGQVTIRIKPDIKVLHGDTPVTEMILQDDEKGEPTVLTCGSLSWHVIKRDNRYGIRLKDSENPKIKEFKGIERFPVSKRWRIKAKYLPYDPPKNISIVNVLGKVSEEPSPGALKFKIYGKTYRLDSLGEPDDEELFIVFGDRTNGFETYGGGRFLYVKKPDKKGMTYVDFNKAYNPPCAFTEFATCPMPPSQNKLPVKITAGEKSYKDALH
- a CDS encoding M48 family metalloprotease, producing MFIIKRIPRKIIALIISFTFLFSCMPTRVPPISSSGAAFQPEKDEKRLWDESRAEEKKFLEKAEFYKDPLLEDYLNTVALRLEPEGLAAQDQLAIRVRILNDPTLNAFAYPHGTIYVHTGLIARLENEDQIAGVIAHEMTHVENRHMLRYKRSIQNKQIGFMIAAIAGSIWAASEAGHAAEEGHWGKAARISQVADLLLGLGLQLAFIAAINGYGRNLEREADDGALKKMQNFGYNPAQMEKVYSLLLDDHGDGTKLETFFFGNHPQLKERIENTRAYLSSHPEINDVPAKANVDPQDFQRRVRSLLKDDALLNMNAGRFGIAEDELKRAIAIVPGDPVAHYLLGILYMKKADVKKEEAETLRQNALNFFIEAVQLDPLYADPHRELGLGAYRSGDFPTACGEFKKYIELAPGASDVARMKDYILELKTMGHCE